The Cricetulus griseus strain 17A/GY chromosome 9, alternate assembly CriGri-PICRH-1.0, whole genome shotgun sequence genome has a segment encoding these proteins:
- the Prodh2 gene encoding hydroxyproline dehydrogenase isoform X2: MLWAPLPLYCHSRPSTGGWQPLRFDGGAFHLKGTAELARALLVLRLCAWPPLVTHGLAFQAWSQRLLGSRLSRTLLRGSIYGQFVAGETAAEVKDCVQQLQALGLQHLLAVPTEEEPDSAAKTSEAWYEGNLSAMLRCVDLSRALVDTRGPARNSLMQLKMTALTSTQLCKELSAWIQRPAGSSELSPERLADAMDSGQNLRLSCLSADQNQHLQASLSRLHRVAQHARAQHVRLLVDAEYTFINPALSLLVAALALRWNRPEEGGPWVWNTYQAYLKETHKRLERDAEAAHKAGLAFGVKLVRGAYLDKERAMTQLQGKEDCTQPDYEATSRSYSRCLELMLRRVSRHGPLCHLMVASHNEESVLQATKRMWELGIPPDGPVCFGQLLGMCDHVSLALGQAGYVVYKSIPYGCLEEVIPYLIRRAQENRSVLQGARREQALLSQELWRRLLGRKV, from the exons ATGCTCTGGGCACCTCTGCCTCTCTACTGCCACTCCAGACCCTCTACAGGTGGTTGGCAGCCCCTGCGTTTTGATGGTGGTGCCTTCCATCTCAAGGGAACAGCGGAGCTGGCACGGGCTTTGCTGGTGCTCCGCCTATGCGCCTGGCCCCCCTTGGTCACCCATGGACTAGCG TTTCAGGCCTGGTCTCAGCGACTCCTGGGCTCGCGGCTCTCCCGCACACTTCTCCGAGGATCCATCTATGGGCAGTTTGTGGCCGGGGAGACAGCAGCGGAGGTGAAGGACTGTGTCCAGCAGCTGCAGGCCCTGGGACTCCAGCACCTGCTGGCAGTGCCCACGGAGGAGGAACCCGACTCCGCTGCCAAGACCAG TGAGGCCTGGTATGAGGGGAACCTCAGCGCCATGCTGCGCTGTGTGGACTTGTCGCGAGCTCTCGTGGACACCCGCGGCCCAGCCAGAAACAGCCTCATGCAGCTGAAGATGACAGCACTAACCAGCACCCAGCTTTGT AAGGAGCTGTCAGCTTGGATCCAAAGGCCAGCAGGCTCCTCGGAGCTGAGCCCCGAGAGGCTGGCAGACGCCATGGACTCAGGCCAG AACCTCCGGCTCTCCTGCCTCAGCGCCGATCAGAATCAGCACCTGCAGGCCTCTCTCAGCCGCTTGCACCGCGTGGCCCAG CACGCCCGGGCCCAGCATGTGAGGCTCTTGGTGGACGCTGAGTACACGTTCATCAACCCTGCCCTCTCCCTGCTCGTGGCTGCCCTGGCCCTGCGCTGGAACAGACCCGAGGAAGGCGGGCCCTGGGTGTGGAACACTTACCAGGCCTATCTGAAG GAAACCCACAAACGACTGGAGCGGGATGCTGAGGCCGCACACAAGGCTGGCCTGGCGTTTGGGGTGAAGCTGGTACGGGGCGCCTATCTGGACAAGGAGAGAGCCATGACACAGCTCCAAGGGAAGGAAGATTGCACCCAGCCTGACTATGAGGCCACTAGCCGAAG TTACAGCCGCTGCCTGGAGCTGATGCTGCGCCGAGTGTCCCGTCATGGTCCCCTGTGCCACCTCATGGTGGCTTCCCACAATGAAGAATCCGTTCTCCAGGCAACTAAGCG CATGTGGGAGCTGGGCATTCCTCCAGACGGGCCAGTCTGTTTTGGACAACTTCTGGGCATGTGTGACCACGTCTCCCTGGCACTAG GACAGGCTGGATATGTGGTATATAAGTCTATCCCCTATGGCTGCCTGGAGGAGGTGATCCCCTACCTGATTCGGAGAGCCCAGGAGAACCGGAGCGTGCTGCAGGGTGCCCGCAGAGAACAAGCGCTGCTCAGCCAAGAATTGTGGCGGAGGCTGCTGGGAAGGAAGGTCTAA